A single genomic interval of Carassius auratus strain Wakin chromosome 30, ASM336829v1, whole genome shotgun sequence harbors:
- the LOC113049774 gene encoding cell surface glycoprotein MUC18-like isoform X1 — MDNSRNMAMPNTSLLLFVLQMCTLAWQAWALVDLRMEDTVEVYMDESAEIPCLYNFTEQPMMVMIQWFVQEREGHRVRISFSDLTMQKVDEDTSYSDRISVQSNSDGETLTIQDVKLSDEREFFCQVSGLSAGSAEGKTLLKVFDPPEPPVIEGVLSGVSVSGESPAKVASCETREGFPKPNITWYRDHIPIHPTSGLANMVTLLTKESSGLYTVQSELHYKVTKEDKDAHFSCEVSYFVPGAVRTSESKGINITVHYPTTSVEIWKESPEGLVKEGDTVELRCQGDGNPPAPIIFNREQSDVELDSSQGVLVLKEVSRADSGVYECHSLGLDAVNHDEVLDTLQLTVNYLDPAVVVPKDSEVMLKGESLTATCNALSSLETSTVWFKDGVEVGRGHIMQLQDATFDTAGQYDCEVTVPSLPGLLTSGFVHIIVQGVPQMKDAEREIELTEKVGGWVNLSCEVRGYPRPVITWSITGSQSQSWREVVKGEMEDQVYSVVMLKVTTDTVAVCNSTNDFGIETKTYSIRSIPFPQTPTARKTSVDNSGVIIVVIIVSILLLAILGSVFYFLYKKGKLPCGRSGKQDIINAYSTKEKTNKDDIVVEMKAKKIEESVLLKGVNGEQKPPNDQNSTLSS; from the exons CTTGGGCACTAGTGGATCTGAGGATGGAGGACACTGTAGAGGTTTACATGGATGAGTCTGCAGAAATCCCCTGCCTGTATAACTTCACCGAGCAGCCCATGATGGTCATGATCCAGTGGTTCGTG CAGGAACGTGAGGGTCACCGGGTCCGAATCTCATTCAGCGATCTGACCATGCAGAAGGTGGATGAAGACACGAGCTACAGCGATCGTATCAGTGTGCAATCAAACAGTGATGGAGAAACTCTGACCATTCAGGATGTTAAGCTGTCTGATGAAAGAGAGTTTTTCTGTCAGGTCAGTGGATTGTCAGCAGGCAGTGCAGAGGGCAAGACTCTCTTGAAGGTTTTTG ACCCTCCAGAGCCTCCCGTCATTGAAGGTGTTCTGTCAGGAGTTTCTGTGTCTGGTGAATCCCCAGCTAAG GTTGCGTCTTGTGAGACCAGGGAAGGTTTTCCCAAGCCGAACATCACATGGTACCGTGATCACATCCCCATCCACCCGACTAGTGGCT TGGCGAACATGGTAACTCTACTGACGAAGGAATCCAGTGGTCTATATACAGTGCAGAGTGAGTTGCATTATAAGGTGACCAAGGAAGACAAAGACGCCCACTTTTCCTGTGAAGTTAGCTATTTTGTCCCAGGAGCTGTCAGGACATCCGAGTCCAAAGGCATCAATATTACAGTTCACT ACCCCACGACCAGCGTGGAGATATGGAAAGAATCGCCCGAGGGCTTGGTCAAAGAGGGGGACACAGTGGAGCTCCGTTGTCAAGGCGATGGGAACCCCCCAGCACCCATCATTTTCAACCGAGAACAA TCAGACGTGGAGCTGGATTCCTCTCAGGGGGTGCTGGTCCTGAAGGAAGTGTCTCGGGCAGATAGTGGTGTGTATGAATGTCACTCTCTGGGCTTGGATGCTGTGAACCATGACGAGGTGCTGGACACCCTTCAGCTCACTGTGAACT ATCTGGACCCAGCTGTGGTGGTGCCCAAAGACTCGGAGGTTATGCTGAAAGGAGAGAGTCTGACAGCCACCTGCAATGCCCTGTCGTCTTTAGAGACCTCCACTGTGTGGTTTAAG GACGGGGTTGAGGTTGGGAGAGGACACATAATGCAGCTGCAGGATGCCACGTTTGACACAGCTGGACAATATGACTGTGAGGTGACTGTACCGTCTCTTCCAGGCCTGCTGACCAGCGGTTTTGTCCATATCATTGTACAGG GCGTGCCTCAGATGAAGGATGCGGAGAGAGAGATTGAGCTGACGGAGAAGGTAGGGGGTTGGGTGAATTTGAGCTGTGAGGTGAGAGGTTACCCCAGACCCGTCATCACCTGGAGCATCACCGGCAGTCAG tctCAGAGCTGGCGTGAGGTTGTTAAAGGAGAAATGGAGGACCAAGTCTACAGCGTTGTGATGCTTAAGGTCACCACTGACACTGTTGCTGTCTGCAATTCAACAAACGACTTCGGAATAGAGACCAAGACTTACAGCATCAGGAGCA TTCCATTCCCCCAGACTCCAACAGCTAGAAAAACTTCAG ttGATAATAGTGGAGTGATTATTGTGGTGATTATTGTCAGCATCCTGTTGctggccatcctgggcagtgtcTTCTACTTCCTGTATAAAAAGGGCAAGTTACCCTGTGGACGATCAGGCAAGCAAGACAT CATTAATGCCTACAGCACCAAGGAGAAGACTAACAAAGATGACATCGTCGTAGAGATGAAGGCAAAAAAGATAGAGGAGTCTGTGCTACTGAAGGGCGTCAACGGGGAACAGAAACCTCCCAATGACCAG AACAGCACCCTTAGCTCATAA
- the LOC113049774 gene encoding cell surface glycoprotein MUC18-like isoform X3, whose translation MDNSRNMAMPNTSLLLFVLQMCTLAWQAWALVDLRMEDTVEVYMDESAEIPCLYNFTEQPMMVMIQWFVQEREGHRVRISFSDLTMQKVDEDTSYSDRISVQSNSDGETLTIQDVKLSDEREFFCQVSGLSAGSAEGKTLLKVFDPPEPPVIEGVLSGVSVSGESPAKVASCETREGFPKPNITWYRDHIPIHPTSGLANMVTLLTKESSGLYTVQSELHYKVTKEDKDAHFSCEVSYFVPGAVRTSESKGINITVHYPTTSVEIWKESPEGLVKEGDTVELRCQGDGNPPAPIIFNREQSDVELDSSQGVLVLKEVSRADSGVYECHSLGLDAVNHDEVLDTLQLTVNYLDPAVVVPKDSEVMLKGESLTATCNALSSLETSTVWFKDGVEVGRGHIMQLQDATFDTAGQYDCEVTVPSLPGLLTSGFVHIIVQGVPQMKDAEREIELTEKVGGWVNLSCEVRGYPRPVITWSITGSQSQSWREVVKGEMEDQVYSVVMLKVTTDTVAVCNSTNDFGIETKTYSIRSIPFPQTPTARKTSVDNSGVIIVVIIVSILLLAILGSVFYFLYKKGKLPCGRSGKQDITKEKTNKDDIVVEMKAKKIEESVLLKGVNGEQKPPNDQNSTLSS comes from the exons CTTGGGCACTAGTGGATCTGAGGATGGAGGACACTGTAGAGGTTTACATGGATGAGTCTGCAGAAATCCCCTGCCTGTATAACTTCACCGAGCAGCCCATGATGGTCATGATCCAGTGGTTCGTG CAGGAACGTGAGGGTCACCGGGTCCGAATCTCATTCAGCGATCTGACCATGCAGAAGGTGGATGAAGACACGAGCTACAGCGATCGTATCAGTGTGCAATCAAACAGTGATGGAGAAACTCTGACCATTCAGGATGTTAAGCTGTCTGATGAAAGAGAGTTTTTCTGTCAGGTCAGTGGATTGTCAGCAGGCAGTGCAGAGGGCAAGACTCTCTTGAAGGTTTTTG ACCCTCCAGAGCCTCCCGTCATTGAAGGTGTTCTGTCAGGAGTTTCTGTGTCTGGTGAATCCCCAGCTAAG GTTGCGTCTTGTGAGACCAGGGAAGGTTTTCCCAAGCCGAACATCACATGGTACCGTGATCACATCCCCATCCACCCGACTAGTGGCT TGGCGAACATGGTAACTCTACTGACGAAGGAATCCAGTGGTCTATATACAGTGCAGAGTGAGTTGCATTATAAGGTGACCAAGGAAGACAAAGACGCCCACTTTTCCTGTGAAGTTAGCTATTTTGTCCCAGGAGCTGTCAGGACATCCGAGTCCAAAGGCATCAATATTACAGTTCACT ACCCCACGACCAGCGTGGAGATATGGAAAGAATCGCCCGAGGGCTTGGTCAAAGAGGGGGACACAGTGGAGCTCCGTTGTCAAGGCGATGGGAACCCCCCAGCACCCATCATTTTCAACCGAGAACAA TCAGACGTGGAGCTGGATTCCTCTCAGGGGGTGCTGGTCCTGAAGGAAGTGTCTCGGGCAGATAGTGGTGTGTATGAATGTCACTCTCTGGGCTTGGATGCTGTGAACCATGACGAGGTGCTGGACACCCTTCAGCTCACTGTGAACT ATCTGGACCCAGCTGTGGTGGTGCCCAAAGACTCGGAGGTTATGCTGAAAGGAGAGAGTCTGACAGCCACCTGCAATGCCCTGTCGTCTTTAGAGACCTCCACTGTGTGGTTTAAG GACGGGGTTGAGGTTGGGAGAGGACACATAATGCAGCTGCAGGATGCCACGTTTGACACAGCTGGACAATATGACTGTGAGGTGACTGTACCGTCTCTTCCAGGCCTGCTGACCAGCGGTTTTGTCCATATCATTGTACAGG GCGTGCCTCAGATGAAGGATGCGGAGAGAGAGATTGAGCTGACGGAGAAGGTAGGGGGTTGGGTGAATTTGAGCTGTGAGGTGAGAGGTTACCCCAGACCCGTCATCACCTGGAGCATCACCGGCAGTCAG tctCAGAGCTGGCGTGAGGTTGTTAAAGGAGAAATGGAGGACCAAGTCTACAGCGTTGTGATGCTTAAGGTCACCACTGACACTGTTGCTGTCTGCAATTCAACAAACGACTTCGGAATAGAGACCAAGACTTACAGCATCAGGAGCA TTCCATTCCCCCAGACTCCAACAGCTAGAAAAACTTCAG ttGATAATAGTGGAGTGATTATTGTGGTGATTATTGTCAGCATCCTGTTGctggccatcctgggcagtgtcTTCTACTTCCTGTATAAAAAGGGCAAGTTACCCTGTGGACGATCAGGCAAGCAAGACAT CACCAAGGAGAAGACTAACAAAGATGACATCGTCGTAGAGATGAAGGCAAAAAAGATAGAGGAGTCTGTGCTACTGAAGGGCGTCAACGGGGAACAGAAACCTCCCAATGACCAG AACAGCACCCTTAGCTCATAA
- the LOC113049774 gene encoding cell surface glycoprotein MUC18-like isoform X2, whose amino-acid sequence MDNSRNMAMPNTSLLLFVLQMCTLAWQAWALVDLRMEDTVEVYMDESAEIPCLYNFTEQPMMVMIQWFVEREGHRVRISFSDLTMQKVDEDTSYSDRISVQSNSDGETLTIQDVKLSDEREFFCQVSGLSAGSAEGKTLLKVFDPPEPPVIEGVLSGVSVSGESPAKVASCETREGFPKPNITWYRDHIPIHPTSGLANMVTLLTKESSGLYTVQSELHYKVTKEDKDAHFSCEVSYFVPGAVRTSESKGINITVHYPTTSVEIWKESPEGLVKEGDTVELRCQGDGNPPAPIIFNREQSDVELDSSQGVLVLKEVSRADSGVYECHSLGLDAVNHDEVLDTLQLTVNYLDPAVVVPKDSEVMLKGESLTATCNALSSLETSTVWFKDGVEVGRGHIMQLQDATFDTAGQYDCEVTVPSLPGLLTSGFVHIIVQGVPQMKDAEREIELTEKVGGWVNLSCEVRGYPRPVITWSITGSQSQSWREVVKGEMEDQVYSVVMLKVTTDTVAVCNSTNDFGIETKTYSIRSIPFPQTPTARKTSVDNSGVIIVVIIVSILLLAILGSVFYFLYKKGKLPCGRSGKQDIINAYSTKEKTNKDDIVVEMKAKKIEESVLLKGVNGEQKPPNDQNSTLSS is encoded by the exons CTTGGGCACTAGTGGATCTGAGGATGGAGGACACTGTAGAGGTTTACATGGATGAGTCTGCAGAAATCCCCTGCCTGTATAACTTCACCGAGCAGCCCATGATGGTCATGATCCAGTGGTTCGTG GAACGTGAGGGTCACCGGGTCCGAATCTCATTCAGCGATCTGACCATGCAGAAGGTGGATGAAGACACGAGCTACAGCGATCGTATCAGTGTGCAATCAAACAGTGATGGAGAAACTCTGACCATTCAGGATGTTAAGCTGTCTGATGAAAGAGAGTTTTTCTGTCAGGTCAGTGGATTGTCAGCAGGCAGTGCAGAGGGCAAGACTCTCTTGAAGGTTTTTG ACCCTCCAGAGCCTCCCGTCATTGAAGGTGTTCTGTCAGGAGTTTCTGTGTCTGGTGAATCCCCAGCTAAG GTTGCGTCTTGTGAGACCAGGGAAGGTTTTCCCAAGCCGAACATCACATGGTACCGTGATCACATCCCCATCCACCCGACTAGTGGCT TGGCGAACATGGTAACTCTACTGACGAAGGAATCCAGTGGTCTATATACAGTGCAGAGTGAGTTGCATTATAAGGTGACCAAGGAAGACAAAGACGCCCACTTTTCCTGTGAAGTTAGCTATTTTGTCCCAGGAGCTGTCAGGACATCCGAGTCCAAAGGCATCAATATTACAGTTCACT ACCCCACGACCAGCGTGGAGATATGGAAAGAATCGCCCGAGGGCTTGGTCAAAGAGGGGGACACAGTGGAGCTCCGTTGTCAAGGCGATGGGAACCCCCCAGCACCCATCATTTTCAACCGAGAACAA TCAGACGTGGAGCTGGATTCCTCTCAGGGGGTGCTGGTCCTGAAGGAAGTGTCTCGGGCAGATAGTGGTGTGTATGAATGTCACTCTCTGGGCTTGGATGCTGTGAACCATGACGAGGTGCTGGACACCCTTCAGCTCACTGTGAACT ATCTGGACCCAGCTGTGGTGGTGCCCAAAGACTCGGAGGTTATGCTGAAAGGAGAGAGTCTGACAGCCACCTGCAATGCCCTGTCGTCTTTAGAGACCTCCACTGTGTGGTTTAAG GACGGGGTTGAGGTTGGGAGAGGACACATAATGCAGCTGCAGGATGCCACGTTTGACACAGCTGGACAATATGACTGTGAGGTGACTGTACCGTCTCTTCCAGGCCTGCTGACCAGCGGTTTTGTCCATATCATTGTACAGG GCGTGCCTCAGATGAAGGATGCGGAGAGAGAGATTGAGCTGACGGAGAAGGTAGGGGGTTGGGTGAATTTGAGCTGTGAGGTGAGAGGTTACCCCAGACCCGTCATCACCTGGAGCATCACCGGCAGTCAG tctCAGAGCTGGCGTGAGGTTGTTAAAGGAGAAATGGAGGACCAAGTCTACAGCGTTGTGATGCTTAAGGTCACCACTGACACTGTTGCTGTCTGCAATTCAACAAACGACTTCGGAATAGAGACCAAGACTTACAGCATCAGGAGCA TTCCATTCCCCCAGACTCCAACAGCTAGAAAAACTTCAG ttGATAATAGTGGAGTGATTATTGTGGTGATTATTGTCAGCATCCTGTTGctggccatcctgggcagtgtcTTCTACTTCCTGTATAAAAAGGGCAAGTTACCCTGTGGACGATCAGGCAAGCAAGACAT CATTAATGCCTACAGCACCAAGGAGAAGACTAACAAAGATGACATCGTCGTAGAGATGAAGGCAAAAAAGATAGAGGAGTCTGTGCTACTGAAGGGCGTCAACGGGGAACAGAAACCTCCCAATGACCAG AACAGCACCCTTAGCTCATAA